Genomic window (Pirellulales bacterium):
CTGGGAGTTTCTGGAAGCATTGCGGCCGTCGATTCCCGAATTGTCGCCGATCAAGAACCGCGGGCAACACGGCTTCGGCCGAGCGGTCGTGGCGGGGATCGACGCCGCCCGCGGCGATGCCGTGGCGATCATGATGGCCGACGCCTCGGACGACGCCCGCGATATCGCGCGCTACTGGCATGTGCTCGGCGAGGGATACGACGCCGTGTTCGGCAGCCGTTTTATCAAAGGCGGAGGCGTCGTCGACTATCCCCGCATCAAGTACGTCATGAACCGCCTGGCAAACCTGTTCATCAAGATACTTTTTCGCATTCCGCTCAATGACACGACGAACGCCTGCAAGGGCTACCGAATGTCGGCACTCGAGGGATTGCGGCCCTTCTTGTCACCGCATTTCAATCTCACGGTCGAATTGCCGCTGAAGACGATCGTGCGCGGCTATAGCTGGACCGTGATTCCGATCACATGGCGCAATCGTCGCAGCGGCGTGGCGAAGCTCAAGATCCGCGAAATGGGTAGCCGTTACTTGTTCATCATCTTGTACTGTTGGCTGGAGAAATATTTCAGCCGCGGCGATTACCGCAAGGTCGACGTGCAAGTTGCGCAAAGAGTCCCCTGAATTCCGCCGCCATGGACCAGTTTCAGCACCCAGAATCGATCGTGGCTCACCGGCGCGTGGTGTTCCGCAGCCTGGGAATTGCCGTCGCGGCAGGACTGCTGGTCTTGTTTATGTTCGCGCCCCGCTTTTCCTTGTGGCGGGCCGTGCTCCTCGATCATCGACTGCCGTTTCCGGAAACGCATCGTGCACGCGATGCGCTTGCGCAGTTGCAAGATCCGTGGGTGCAATCCGACTCCCCCTCGAACGCCGTGCTTTCCTGGCGATTGCTGTTTCCGCTGGTTTGGCATTATGGAAAGCTGCCGCCGCTGGCCTACCTGGCCATGCCTTTCCTGGGCTGCGTGCTCACACTGTGGCTTGCGGCCTGGCTTTCTCTTCGGCGGTTAGGCGATTGGCGTCGAACGTGGATGGCCACGGCACTGTTTGCGGCGCTACCGTGGTTTTTTGTTTCGACCGGCTGGCTGGCATATTTCGATTCGTGGTTGATGTTGGGAATGTTGGTGGCGGCGTTCATTCCGTCACGTGTGGCGCTCGCGCTTGTTTGCTTGTCGATGCCATGGATCGACGAGCGATTCCTCCTCGCACTTCCCGTCGTAGTGCCGGTACGCATGATTGCGCTAGGGCGAATCGAACAGGGCGCGTGGCGCGGTCTGCTTGCCGATCTGGCGGTCATTGTTGCCGCGAGTTGCCCGTACCTGGGAATTCGCGCTGCAATATGGCTGCGTGGCGATCCCGGCTCCTCGGGCTATGTACGGCAGTACTGGGCCGAAATGTTGACGGTGCCGCTGCCGCGGTTCCTCGTAGGGCTGTGGTCGGGATATCGGGCCGCCTGGCTCATGATCGGCGCCGCGATCTGTTTCGTGGCGCAGCGCCTTGGCTGGAGATGGGCAGGGCCGCTGGCGGTCCTCGTGATCGTTAGTGCGGTGGGCTCGCTGCTGGTGGCCGCCGACATGTCGCGGAGTTTGTCGATCGAGGCGCCTGTCATGCTGCTGGGCGCGTGGCTTTGGTGCGAGGACAAGAAGCCCGGCGCTCGCTATGCTTTGCCGGTGGTTCTGGCGGCAAATTTGCTTTTGCCTGCCAGCCACGTTATCTGGCATTTCAGCGTCGACCTTCGCTATCTCTACACCGAGATCGATAACCTTCAAAAACCTCCGCGCGAGCTGCAGCCCGACACCTACTTCGGCATGGCCAAGGAGCTGCGCGAAGGGGGAGATCTGGCGGGGGCGGAATGGGCTTACGACGTGGCGATTCGCCTCGACGACAAGTTTGCACAGGCGTACGCCGGGCGCGCCTCGCTCCGGCTGCAAAAAGGCAATGTCGATGCAGGGCTCGCCGACCTGGAAACGGCTCTGCAGCTGAAACCCGATTTAGCCGACGCACTGCTCATGCGTGCTGCGGTGTACCGGTCGCGGGGCCAGACATCCGCCGCTATCGAAGACCTGCGCAAAGCCCTGGCCGGCGCGCCGACGGACTGGCCGCTGCGCGAGGAAACGCAAGAATTCCTGGACCTCCTGCTGCGTACGGCGGCACCGCCAAAGCCAGTGCCTTGATTCCGCCAACGACAACTGTGTCCTTTAACGCCGTTTAGTTCATGTTCCATCAGCGCCCCGAAGCAATCGCCTATCTGAACGGCCGTTTTGTGCCGCAGTCTGAAGTGCGCATCCCGGTTTACGATGCCGGCTTCATGCTCGGTGCGACCGTATCGGAGCAGCTGCGCACGTTCGCCGGAAAGCTATTTCGCCTGCCAGAGCATTTAGCGCGGCTCGAAGAATCATTGGCTATCGTTGGCACGCCGCTGCCGATAGCCCGAGACGAGCTGGCGGGCATTGCCGAGGAGTTGGTGGCGCGCAACCACGCTCTGCTCCCCGCCGGCGACGATCTTGGACTGTCGCTGTTCGTCACGCCGGGACCTTATGCGACTTTGGCTGGCCCCGACGTTGCTCCCGGTCCGACGCTTGGCCTGCACACCTACCCGCTGCCGTTTCCCCTGTGGCGCGAGAAGTACGAAGGGGGCGAGCGGCTCATGACGCCGCAGATTCGACAAGTGCCGGCGGAATGCTGGCCGGCGCAGCTCAAGTGCCGCAGTCGGATGCACTATTACCTGGCAGACAAGGAAGCGAGCCGGAATTATCCCGGCAGCCGCGCCCTCTTGCTCGATCTGGCCGGCCACGTTCTAGAAACCTCGACCGCCAATATACTTGTCTATGATCGCGCGCGCGGATTGCGGATTCCGCCCGCGCGGACCGTGCTGCCGGGCATTAGCCTGGCCGCGACGTTGGGACTGGCCGACGCGCTAGGGGTTGCCGTGAGCGAAGCGCCGCTTACGGTGGCGGACGTTGAATCGGCCGATGAAGTGTTGCTCGCGAGCACACCCTATTGCTTGCTGCCGGTTACTCGCATCAATGGTCATGCGATTGG
Coding sequences:
- a CDS encoding aminotransferase class IV translates to MFHQRPEAIAYLNGRFVPQSEVRIPVYDAGFMLGATVSEQLRTFAGKLFRLPEHLARLEESLAIVGTPLPIARDELAGIAEELVARNHALLPAGDDLGLSLFVTPGPYATLAGPDVAPGPTLGLHTYPLPFPLWREKYEGGERLMTPQIRQVPAECWPAQLKCRSRMHYYLADKEASRNYPGSRALLLDLAGHVLETSTANILVYDRARGLRIPPARTVLPGISLAATLGLADALGVAVSEAPLTVADVESADEVLLASTPYCLLPVTRINGHAIGTGRPGDTYARLLAGWNTLSGLDVAEQARAVVVERR
- a CDS encoding glycosyltransferase family 2 protein — its product is MSRFPPPNPQAPRLTLLSIVIPARDEEGSVMSTVEHLHLELRLQQIPHEIVVVDDGSQDRTWEFLEALRPSIPELSPIKNRGQHGFGRAVVAGIDAARGDAVAIMMADASDDARDIARYWHVLGEGYDAVFGSRFIKGGGVVDYPRIKYVMNRLANLFIKILFRIPLNDTTNACKGYRMSALEGLRPFLSPHFNLTVELPLKTIVRGYSWTVIPITWRNRRSGVAKLKIREMGSRYLFIILYCWLEKYFSRGDYRKVDVQVAQRVP